A section of the Calothrix sp. 336/3 genome encodes:
- a CDS encoding IS4 family transposase has product MNIASAKTLLVLDRGFYDFGFFLRLIAKQVDFITRIKSNAVFDVERIFSYDYTLRDRIISFNTEDKHQKILRLRLIEVKQGKTWYAYVTSVLDPQILPPYVVADLYAKRWRIEEAFNTAKRLLGLSYLWTGSVNGVKLQVWATWLFYAVLIDLADAVADEIALPFERISLEMIFRGLYHFNHAYNKGRATDPVLFFAAPENKNLDVVKTIRKEPQTLDLSPFPLPLTIPAFP; this is encoded by the coding sequence ATTAATATTGCTAGTGCTAAAACCTTGCTAGTTCTCGACCGTGGCTTTTATGATTTTGGTTTTTTCTTGCGCTTGATTGCCAAACAGGTTGATTTTATTACTCGCATCAAATCAAATGCAGTATTTGATGTTGAGCGAATTTTCAGCTACGACTACACACTTCGAGACCGGATAATTTCCTTCAACACAGAGGATAAACACCAAAAAATATTACGTTTACGTCTCATTGAAGTCAAGCAAGGCAAGACTTGGTATGCCTATGTTACTTCAGTTTTAGATCCTCAAATTCTTCCACCTTATGTCGTTGCCGATCTTTATGCGAAACGATGGAGAATCGAAGAGGCATTTAATACTGCCAAACGCTTGCTGGGGTTAAGTTATCTCTGGACAGGTTCTGTCAATGGTGTCAAGCTTCAAGTTTGGGCAACTTGGTTATTTTATGCAGTTTTAATCGACCTTGCAGATGCTGTTGCTGATGAAATAGCCCTCCCGTTTGAACGCATTTCTTTAGAGATGATTTTTCGTGGGCTTTACCATTTTAATCATGCTTATAACAAGGGTCGAGCAACCGATCCAGTTTTATTTTTTGCTGCTCCAGAGAACAAAAACCTTGATGTTGTTAAGACAATACGAAAAGAGCCTCAAACCCTTGACTTATCGCCTTTTCCTTTACCCTTGACAATTCCTGCTTTTCCTTAA
- a CDS encoding ParB/RepB/Spo0J family partition protein: MIKPTTTKTTKKEQPYSSKLQGVAALLGENAYIKESETAQNPPISIAIALIKLPPSQPRRYFDLNKLEELSRSIQDLGVIEPLLVRPLTGGNYELVAGERRYKAAQLAGLTEVPVVVREMNDVTTSKVQIVENLQREDLNPIEETEGILDLLGLQLKWQRDEVTSHLNKMRNVCDRHSENSAVRHNVMSQQKTKIIEELFASLGRMSWESFIKNRLPLLNLPSCVLEALRQGKLEYTKARAIAKVKDEESRQQLLQDAIAYNLSLNEIKRKIKEIEQPAKPEASIKDKVDDTFRRLKKSQVWDDPKKKVKVEKLLSQLDALMQDEK; this comes from the coding sequence GTGATTAAACCCACTACGACCAAAACTACAAAAAAAGAACAACCTTATTCCAGTAAACTCCAAGGCGTAGCCGCATTACTGGGAGAAAACGCCTATATCAAAGAAAGCGAAACTGCTCAAAATCCACCAATAAGCATAGCGATCGCCCTAATTAAACTACCACCCTCCCAACCCCGCCGCTATTTCGACCTCAATAAACTCGAAGAACTATCACGCTCAATTCAAGACTTAGGTGTTATCGAACCTCTGTTAGTGCGTCCGTTAACTGGGGGTAATTATGAATTAGTCGCAGGAGAGCGTCGTTACAAAGCAGCCCAATTGGCAGGACTCACCGAAGTCCCCGTGGTTGTCCGCGAAATGAATGATGTCACCACATCAAAGGTGCAAATCGTTGAAAACCTGCAACGCGAAGACCTCAACCCCATCGAAGAAACAGAGGGAATACTTGACTTATTAGGATTGCAGCTTAAATGGCAACGTGACGAGGTAACAAGTCATCTCAACAAAATGCGTAACGTTTGCGATCGCCATAGTGAAAATTCCGCAGTGAGACATAACGTTATGTCTCAACAGAAAACCAAGATAATTGAAGAACTTTTTGCATCCCTAGGGCGGATGAGTTGGGAGTCTTTTATTAAAAATCGCTTGCCACTGCTCAACTTACCCTCTTGTGTGTTAGAAGCCCTACGACAAGGGAAATTAGAATACACCAAAGCTCGTGCGATCGCCAAAGTTAAAGATGAAGAATCAAGACAGCAACTCTTACAAGATGCGATCGCCTACAATCTCTCACTCAATGAAATCAAGCGCAAGATTAAGGAAATTGAACAACCCGCCAAACCAGAAGCATCCATCAAAGACAAAGTTGATGATACCTTCCGCAGGTTGAAAAAATCCCAGGTTTGGGACGACCCCAAGAAAAAGGTAAAGGTAGAAAAACTATTATCTCAGTTGGATGCACTGATGCAAGATGAGAAATAA
- a CDS encoding tyrosine-type recombinase/integrase yields MISHPHPPVKVASKREREYLRPKEVEAMIKGAHSFGRHGVRDAAIILLMFRHGFRTAELVSLKWSQIDLNDGYIEIRRVKHGHDSTHPLRAPELRALRQIKRDYPETQYVFVSERKAPLSTRTIRHIIARAD; encoded by the coding sequence ATGATTTCTCACCCTCATCCCCCTGTAAAAGTAGCGTCAAAGCGAGAGCGGGAATATTTGCGTCCAAAGGAAGTTGAGGCGATGATCAAAGGGGCGCATTCATTCGGAAGGCATGGAGTTCGAGATGCAGCGATTATTTTACTCATGTTTCGGCATGGGTTTCGCACGGCAGAGTTAGTTTCTCTGAAATGGTCACAAATTGATTTGAACGACGGCTATATCGAGATAAGAAGAGTAAAACATGGGCATGATAGCACTCATCCCCTACGCGCCCCTGAATTGAGGGCATTACGTCAAATTAAACGAGATTATCCTGAAACCCAGTATGTGTTTGTCTCCGAGCGCAAAGCTCCCCTGTCCACCCGAACTATCCGTCACATTATAGCCAGAGCCGATTAG
- a CDS encoding type II toxin-antitoxin system mRNA interferase toxin, RelE/StbE family, which produces MRYHLKISRGYQRDLERLKRKRHDLNRLLKTLTMLRHGESLPASYRPHRLRHASYAGFYECHLAFDWLLV; this is translated from the coding sequence ATGCGCTACCATCTGAAAATTTCACGCGGCTACCAGCGCGATCTTGAACGCCTCAAACGAAAAAGGCATGACCTGAACCGCCTGCTCAAGACGCTGACAATGTTGCGTCACGGCGAATCATTGCCCGCATCGTACCGTCCACATCGCTTACGTCATGCAAGCTATGCGGGATTTTATGAGTGTCACCTAGCCTTCGACTGGCTCCTGGTATGA
- a CDS encoding ISAzo13 family transposase, with translation MQLTENLKSLYIKTAKKLKGSDRRQFMAEVVKGLGIGGQTLVERELGWNRRTIRKGMQELESGQPFIDGFERSGRRRVETKLPNLLSDIKSLVDPQSQTDPSFKSIRLYTRMTASEVRRQLIEQCGYSDEELPSSETIRRRLNDLGYTLKRVLKTKPTKKIPETEAIFEQVEQINTEADNDPHTLRISIDAKVAVKVGEFDRGGKTRVPTISLDHDFAPETTLIPYGIFLPEYNELFLFFVSSKLTADCIVDIVESWWQSIKHRFTHIQKLVINQDNGPENHSRRTQFMKRIIDFATSSKLSLQLAYYPPYHSKYNPVERCFGWLEQHWNGSLVDTVEAVLNFAKTLTFKGQNPVVTLVEKVYSTGVKLTNKAMAEVEKQIYRLPNLRKWFVEVFAKPA, from the coding sequence ATTCAACTCACCGAAAATCTAAAATCTCTTTACATCAAAACAGCGAAAAAACTCAAGGGAAGCGACCGACGACAATTCATGGCAGAAGTGGTCAAAGGGTTGGGAATAGGTGGACAGACTTTAGTAGAACGTGAATTGGGGTGGAATAGACGCACTATCCGTAAAGGGATGCAGGAGTTAGAGAGTGGTCAGCCTTTTATTGATGGTTTCGAGCGTAGTGGACGTAGGCGGGTGGAAACAAAATTACCAAACTTGTTGTCGGATATTAAATCTTTAGTAGACCCACAAAGCCAAACTGACCCCAGCTTTAAAAGTATCCGTTTATATACACGCATGACTGCAAGTGAAGTACGTCGTCAGCTAATTGAACAATGTGGTTATAGTGACGAAGAACTACCTTCATCAGAGACAATTCGACGACGATTGAATGATTTGGGTTATACCTTAAAACGAGTTCTTAAAACTAAGCCTACCAAGAAGATTCCAGAAACAGAAGCCATTTTTGAACAAGTCGAGCAAATCAATACTGAAGCTGATAATGATCCTCATACTCTGCGAATCTCCATTGATGCGAAGGTGGCAGTTAAAGTTGGAGAATTTGACAGAGGTGGAAAAACTCGCGTACCGACTATCTCCCTAGACCATGATTTTGCTCCAGAAACAACCCTTATTCCCTACGGAATTTTTTTACCTGAATACAACGAATTATTTCTATTTTTCGTTTCTTCAAAATTGACTGCTGATTGTATTGTTGACATAGTTGAAAGCTGGTGGCAAAGCATTAAACATCGATTTACTCACATTCAAAAACTGGTAATTAATCAAGATAATGGACCAGAAAATCATTCCCGTCGTACCCAATTCATGAAGCGCATTATTGACTTTGCTACATCGTCTAAACTGTCATTGCAACTTGCTTATTATCCCCCTTATCATAGCAAATATAATCCAGTGGAGCGTTGTTTTGGCTGGTTAGAGCAGCATTGGAATGGTAGTTTAGTTGACACTGTTGAAGCGGTACTGAATTTCGCTAAAACCCTTACCTTTAAAGGACAAAATCCAGTGGTGACTCTAGTTGAAAAAGTCTATTCTACTGGGGTTAAGCTGACAAACAAAGCGATGGCGGAAGTCGAAAAACAGATTTATCGTCTTCCCAATCTCAGAAAATGGTTTGTGGAAGTTTTTGCTAAACCAGCATAA
- a CDS encoding vWA domain-containing protein: protein MTDIASKVLYAADIVLVIDTTASMGPFIEDTKKLAMGFHERISREMRAKGKTVDQLRVRLIVFRDYYDKEENAIVATPFWKMPEEEGKLVEFVSMLQAGGGGDEPENGLEALALAIRSSWEQGQGFQKCRHSIVVFTDASAHPLEHPGKPPSYPKDMPKDLNELTDMWFAEMRNTAKRLTIFAPDVPPWNIFEGAWDCTQHHKSHAGSGLDEQTLSDLVEGITNSIT, encoded by the coding sequence ATGACAGACATCGCATCAAAGGTTTTGTACGCTGCGGATATCGTATTGGTAATTGATACAACTGCGTCTATGGGGCCGTTTATTGAAGACACGAAAAAACTGGCGATGGGGTTTCACGAGAGAATTTCTAGAGAAATGCGTGCAAAAGGCAAAACAGTGGATCAGTTGCGGGTGCGATTGATTGTGTTTCGAGATTATTACGACAAGGAAGAGAACGCTATCGTGGCTACGCCCTTCTGGAAAATGCCGGAAGAGGAAGGAAAACTGGTCGAGTTTGTGAGTATGTTGCAGGCAGGAGGCGGTGGTGACGAGCCGGAAAATGGCTTGGAAGCCTTGGCATTGGCAATTCGTTCATCGTGGGAACAAGGACAAGGTTTTCAAAAATGTCGGCATTCTATTGTCGTTTTCACCGATGCCAGCGCTCACCCTTTGGAACATCCGGGCAAACCTCCTTCTTACCCAAAGGATATGCCCAAGGATTTGAATGAGTTAACAGATATGTGGTTTGCGGAGATGCGAAACACAGCAAAACGGCTGACCATTTTTGCGCCAGACGTACCACCTTGGAATATTTTCGAGGGGGCATGGGATTGCACCCAACACCACAAATCTCATGCTGGAAGCGGATTAGACGAACAAACTTTGAGCGATCTTGTCGAAGGTATCACCAATAGTATTACGTAA
- the parA gene encoding ParA family partition ATPase: MTAKIIAIVNQKGGSGKTTTTMQLAGAIARRGNKVLVVDADPQGTATRWAASADDEIPFPASVVGLSAANAKVHREVKKFVDDYDFILIDCPPAADSPVPQSALLISDVALVPIIPSPLDMWAAVGIKQVIQNVADFNDTLQSRLVLNQCQPKTTLAQECLQVLPEFEIPLAKTQIQHRQVYRQSAVFGQTVHNLGNKATAAISEVENLADEVLEILGIATKKKKKKNS, from the coding sequence ATGACAGCTAAGATTATTGCAATCGTGAACCAAAAAGGTGGTTCTGGGAAGACAACGACGACGATGCAGCTTGCTGGTGCGATCGCACGACGTGGTAACAAAGTGCTTGTTGTTGATGCCGATCCGCAAGGAACAGCCACCCGTTGGGCTGCATCTGCTGATGACGAAATTCCTTTTCCTGCTTCCGTTGTTGGGTTGAGTGCAGCTAACGCAAAAGTTCATAGAGAAGTCAAAAAGTTTGTTGATGATTATGACTTCATTCTTATCGATTGTCCTCCTGCGGCAGATTCTCCTGTGCCTCAATCCGCCCTGCTAATTTCAGATGTTGCTTTAGTACCAATTATTCCCTCGCCGCTTGATATGTGGGCGGCTGTTGGTATTAAGCAGGTGATCCAAAACGTTGCTGATTTTAATGACACGTTGCAATCTAGGCTTGTGCTAAACCAGTGCCAACCTAAAACAACTTTGGCGCAGGAATGTTTACAAGTGCTACCAGAGTTTGAAATTCCCCTTGCTAAAACACAAATTCAGCATCGGCAGGTTTATCGACAGTCTGCTGTTTTCGGTCAGACGGTTCATAATTTGGGCAACAAGGCGACAGCTGCGATATCGGAAGTTGAAAATTTGGCGGATGAGGTGCTGGAAATTTTAGGAATTGCGACGAAGAAGAAAAAAAAGAAAAATAGTTAA
- a CDS encoding DUF6753 family protein gives MSTSRTSQDLLDRVLVGRDDTTKARVLDLVLRLGISPQDELFIIMIALNHLQLLIEDAPQDWQTLFVDFQQELEEWSQINLDTLDAIIRKSEQEMLLAQTAQQLVSALTTSTACWTELSTLLSKSPLLSRVSNQTSQLQELSAQLQSIQTTQKQQGERLNKLLATTTKSTVNRLHLPPWLIILLTLLTLSSILNYLLLQAINGAIAKGG, from the coding sequence ATGTCAACTAGCCGCACCAGTCAAGACTTACTCGACCGGGTGCTGGTAGGGCGGGATGATACTACCAAAGCCCGTGTTCTCGATTTGGTACTGCGCCTGGGTATCAGCCCTCAGGATGAACTGTTCATCATTATGATTGCCCTAAACCATCTGCAACTCCTCATTGAGGATGCTCCCCAGGACTGGCAGACGTTGTTTGTAGATTTTCAACAGGAGCTTGAGGAATGGAGTCAGATCAATCTGGATACGCTGGACGCAATTATTCGCAAGTCCGAGCAGGAGATGCTGCTGGCGCAAACCGCGCAGCAGCTCGTGAGCGCCTTGACCACCTCAACGGCGTGTTGGACAGAACTCAGCACCTTGTTGAGCAAATCACCCCTGCTGTCCAGAGTCTCGAATCAAACCTCACAGCTACAAGAACTCTCGGCCCAATTACAGAGCATACAAACCACCCAGAAGCAGCAGGGCGAGCGGCTGAACAAGCTCCTCGCCACGACCACGAAATCGACCGTTAACCGATTGCATCTGCCGCCGTGGCTGATCATCTTATTGACGCTACTCACCCTGAGCAGCATCTTGAATTACCTACTGTTACAAGCCATCAACGGTGCGATCGCCAAAGGAGGGTAG
- a CDS encoding type IV secretory system conjugative DNA transfer family protein: protein MPDIDTHCQVGNTVFAFSPLLATTGCCLRGIMKFFSSLERLFEELLERWIDPISEWEHRFENFWTNVLVSWAVIGVWGLFALLWMNLVSAHSFFRFLDQSGLLLYFCGGVLVVACFYFAWKPVAKGRTIGLFVVWLVILGMNAQTPAHMQTASADGQWLVHFCKALYSTHPFYLGGWYGLTAWQTLVLVFRHHKAKQPHYWGLLLSGFILLTIIYLISPGLGFLFALTVPNEFFNRWLQSTAENDIHIRGSKLTPSKKARYAYRKRLGADARASEQTFLLGNVDIPVQELTTHLVACGSSGSGKSITLKLIMQACLPLITPDSIFRAVVFDPKHNAQGEILGIDGIQGEVLNFNAFQHGACRYDMAKDFVTPTHAQAFADILIPEPKSAERGDRFFRDAAINILTGVTLLFIINAPGQWRLADIVRAFGSEKILSALLTSDPQTAFYLNSLGSEKTSANILASVCAEIYRYLPIAALWEHAPRSASVREWLNGGQIWLLGEDEEARPAMNALNRLILTRMSQSLLKETDYPEPRTFLFLDELQSIHVEALQEIATKGRSKGICLIAAFQSIQGMYNRYGKEVSDSILGQIRHKAFLKMSDAPSAQWACAQMGDAEVKRQQATSSFSRGVGGLITWSDRTGGSQSIQQTPVVMASEFINIPPVHPPTNQGLTGFYQTSINYKDYIPWDKLHPLLQPAATVDIHPAPPDWQRLEPWREDDWERLGIAEVMHKLNTENTMPMPPPPPAMPDYPSWLSGD, encoded by the coding sequence ATGCCGGACATCGATACACATTGCCAGGTAGGCAATACCGTTTTCGCCTTTTCTCCTCTGCTCGCTACAACTGGTTGTTGTTTAAGGGGAATCATGAAATTTTTTTCCAGCCTGGAGCGGCTGTTTGAAGAGTTACTGGAACGATGGATAGACCCTATTTCCGAATGGGAACATCGTTTTGAAAATTTTTGGACAAATGTTTTAGTATCGTGGGCGGTGATAGGTGTGTGGGGGCTGTTTGCCCTGCTCTGGATGAACCTGGTGTCCGCCCACAGTTTTTTCCGTTTTCTGGATCAAAGTGGCCTGCTGCTGTATTTCTGCGGCGGTGTGTTGGTGGTAGCGTGCTTCTACTTTGCATGGAAGCCCGTAGCAAAGGGACGCACCATTGGTTTGTTTGTCGTATGGCTGGTAATTTTAGGGATGAACGCGCAAACCCCTGCCCATATGCAAACCGCTTCCGCTGATGGGCAGTGGTTGGTACATTTTTGCAAAGCTCTCTATTCCACCCATCCGTTTTATCTGGGCGGATGGTATGGACTAACCGCATGGCAAACGCTGGTGCTGGTGTTTCGCCATCACAAAGCCAAACAGCCCCATTACTGGGGATTGCTGCTCAGTGGGTTTATCCTGCTGACGATCATCTACCTGATTAGCCCTGGTCTTGGGTTCTTATTCGCCCTGACCGTGCCCAATGAGTTTTTCAATCGTTGGCTGCAATCCACTGCCGAGAATGATATCCACATCCGGGGTAGTAAGCTCACCCCCAGCAAAAAAGCCCGTTATGCGTACCGCAAACGTCTGGGAGCAGATGCCCGCGCCTCAGAACAAACTTTTCTCCTCGGTAACGTGGATATTCCCGTGCAAGAACTTACCACACACTTAGTAGCGTGTGGTTCCTCCGGTTCAGGAAAGTCCATCACGCTCAAGCTCATTATGCAAGCCTGTCTGCCGCTCATCACCCCGGACAGTATCTTCCGTGCCGTGGTGTTTGACCCGAAACATAACGCCCAGGGAGAAATCCTCGGCATTGACGGAATACAAGGAGAAGTGCTGAATTTTAATGCCTTCCAGCACGGCGCTTGCCGCTATGACATGGCAAAAGATTTTGTCACCCCAACCCACGCCCAAGCGTTCGCCGATATCCTGATTCCCGAACCGAAAAGCGCGGAACGGGGAGATAGGTTTTTCCGAGATGCCGCTATCAATATCCTCACCGGAGTAACCTTGCTGTTTATCATCAATGCTCCAGGACAATGGCGGCTGGCGGATATTGTCCGTGCCTTCGGTAGCGAGAAGATATTGAGCGCACTACTGACGAGCGATCCGCAAACGGCGTTCTACCTAAATTCGTTGGGCAGCGAAAAAACATCTGCAAACATTTTAGCCAGCGTCTGTGCGGAGATATATCGCTACCTGCCCATTGCGGCGCTGTGGGAACACGCACCGCGCAGTGCCAGCGTTCGTGAATGGCTGAATGGCGGGCAAATATGGCTCTTAGGCGAGGATGAAGAAGCTAGACCAGCCATGAATGCCTTGAATCGTCTGATTCTGACCAGAATGAGCCAATCACTACTCAAAGAGACAGACTACCCTGAACCGCGCACCTTCCTGTTTCTCGACGAACTTCAGAGTATCCACGTAGAAGCCTTACAAGAAATTGCTACCAAGGGGCGCAGCAAGGGGATTTGTCTGATTGCGGCTTTCCAGAGCATCCAAGGGATGTACAACCGTTATGGCAAAGAGGTCTCGGACAGCATCTTGGGACAAATTCGTCACAAAGCATTTTTAAAAATGTCGGATGCCCCCAGCGCACAATGGGCTTGTGCCCAAATGGGAGATGCCGAAGTGAAGCGTCAGCAAGCGACCAGTTCGTTTAGCCGTGGTGTTGGGGGTTTAATTACCTGGAGCGATCGCACGGGCGGCAGTCAAAGCATCCAACAAACCCCCGTGGTCATGGCGAGCGAGTTTATCAACATCCCTCCGGTGCATCCGCCAACCAACCAAGGGCTAACCGGATTTTATCAAACAAGCATCAATTACAAGGACTACATCCCGTGGGACAAACTCCATCCGCTGCTGCAACCAGCCGCGACCGTGGATATTCACCCTGCCCCACCCGACTGGCAACGCCTGGAACCTTGGAGGGAAGATGATTGGGAACGGTTAGGCATTGCCGAGGTTATGCACAAGCTCAATACCGAGAACACCATGCCCATGCCGCCTCCACCACCCGCTATGCCCGATTACCCCTCCTGGCTAAGTGGGGACTAA
- a CDS encoding ParA family protein has protein sequence MSKTRVIALFNQSGGVGKTSLTMNLGYHLAQKKKNRVLLLDLDPQASLTTFMGLESENLTKTVYEAVVGEEDLPVHPELIHGMAIVPANINLSAAELELVAALMREMRLKNAIAPVLDKYDYILIDCPPSLGILSVISLVAATHVLVPIQCQFKSFQGTDLLLKTVAALRKGANPTLAIAGFIPTMYDARTAQESRTNQAIKEQLSPLATVFDPIPKTIAFADASEARLPLALYNSKNSAVSVLKKIASSLEKLS, from the coding sequence GTGAGCAAAACCCGCGTTATTGCCCTATTCAATCAAAGCGGTGGTGTAGGCAAAACCAGTTTAACCATGAACTTAGGCTACCACCTCGCCCAAAAAAAGAAAAACCGTGTTCTACTCCTTGACCTAGACCCCCAAGCCAGTTTGACCACTTTTATGGGTTTGGAAAGCGAAAATCTCACCAAAACTGTTTACGAAGCTGTGGTGGGAGAAGAAGATTTGCCCGTCCATCCTGAACTCATTCATGGGATGGCAATTGTACCAGCCAACATCAATCTTAGTGCTGCCGAACTGGAACTTGTTGCAGCTCTAATGCGCGAAATGCGACTAAAAAACGCCATCGCCCCCGTACTCGACAAATACGATTATATTCTCATCGACTGCCCCCCATCTCTCGGTATTTTGAGTGTTATCAGCCTTGTTGCCGCTACCCATGTCCTTGTACCCATTCAGTGTCAGTTTAAATCATTCCAAGGAACTGATTTATTGCTCAAAACAGTCGCTGCATTACGTAAAGGTGCAAATCCAACTTTGGCGATCGCCGGGTTTATTCCCACCATGTATGATGCTCGTACTGCCCAAGAGAGTAGGACTAATCAGGCAATTAAAGAACAACTATCACCACTAGCTACAGTTTTTGACCCTATACCCAAGACCATAGCCTTTGCAGATGCCAGCGAGGCTCGTTTACCATTAGCGCTATATAATTCCAAAAATTCCGCAGTTAGTGTTCTCAAAAAAATTGCTTCTAGCTTAGAAAAACTATCGTGA